The proteins below are encoded in one region of Sander vitreus isolate 19-12246 chromosome 24, sanVit1, whole genome shotgun sequence:
- the slitrk1 gene encoding SLIT and NTRK-like protein 1, with translation MLLWIVLLNAALCVASGNVTRDVCKEQICSCNEIEGDLHIDCEKRSFTTLQHLTGPSSQFYHLLLHGNSLSRLFPNEFANFYNAVSLHLENNGLHDIVPGAFLGLQLVKRLHINNNKIRSFRKSTFLGLDDLEYLQADFNLLRDIDPAVFRDLNKLEVLILNDNLISALPMNVFQHVPITHLDLRGNRIKTLPYEGILEQIPGIAEVLLEDNPWDCNCDLVSLKEWLENIPRNALIGRMICEAPTRLQGSDLNETSEAELCPSQSGSVDTSLVAPPTQEETSETAAHGPRPTPYKPNRDTSGPPTPGGHGPKSRSKSRENWQLKTRPTPLLTGVNGDREQLHNMTCPQPCNCELVGSRQGLGVKCEGKKIESLSSLKPKPLAAHELNMRDNNIHAVKKNHLLGYSSLNLLDLGGNNIKVIDNSTFQNQSELRWLYMDKNYLDTLIAEMFVGLVNLEYLSLEYNDIQLIVAGAFSPMPNLRVLFLNNNLLKSLPVDAFLGISLSKISLHNNYFPYLPVAGVLDQLNSIIQIDLHGNPWDCSCNIVPFKQWTEKLGADVIVSDLKCESPEEFWKRDFRYVRNDLMCPKLYDKVSPTPLSKNSTFTLDSGTRSNSYLEPNRVSISVLVPGLLLVFVTSAFTVVGMLVFILRNRKRSKRRDGNSSASEINSLQTVCDSSYWHSGGPYHADGGAHRGFDCNTHLSTTNDA, from the coding sequence ATGCTGCTTTGGATTGTTCTGCTGAATGCGGCTCTTTGTGTTGCGAGTGGAAATGTTACAAGGGACGTTTGTAAGGAGCAGATATGCTCTTGCAACGAGATAGAGGGAGATCTGCACATAGACTGCGAAAAACGGAGCTTCACCACTCTGCAGCATTTGACTGGTCCGAGTTCGCAGTTTTATCACTTGCTGTTGCACGGGAATTCTCTATCCAGGCTATTTCCCAACGAGTTCGCCAACTTTTACAATGCTGTGAGCCTGCATTTGGAAAACAATGGTTTGCACGACATTGTCCCCGGCGCCTTTCTGGGATTGCAGCTGGTGAAAAGGCTGCACATCAACAACAATAAGATAAGATCATTCAGGAAGAGTACATTTCTGGGGTTAGACGACTTGGAATATCTCCAAGCTGATTTTAATCTATTGAGGGATATTGACCCCGCCGTTTTCAGGGACCTAAATAAACTTGAAGTGTTAATACTTAACGACAACCTCATCAGCGCGCTACCTATGAACGTGTTTCAACATGTGCCCATTACGCATCTCGACCTGCGGGGAAACCGAATCAAAACGTTGCCTTATGAGGGGATCCTTGAACAGATACCGGGCATTGCGGAGGTTCTGTTGGAGGACAACCCTTGGGACTGTAACTGCGACCTGGTTTCCCTTAAGGAATGGCTGGAGAACATACCGCGTAACGCGCTTATTGGGAGGATGATATGCGAGGCTCCCACCAGGCTGCAAGGGAGCGACTTAAACGAGACGTCAGAAGCAGAGCTGTGCCCTTCACAGAGCGGCAGCGTGGACACCAGCCTGGTCGCCCCTCCCACTCAGGAGGAGACTTCTGAGACCGCGGCCCATGGCCCACGTCCCACGCCTTACAAGCCCAATAGAGACACCAGCGGGCCCCCGACGCCCGGCGGCCACGGTCCCAAGAGCCGCTCCAAATCTCGTGAGAACTGGCAGCTGAAAACTAGGCCCACTCCATTGTTGACAGGTGTGAACGGGGATAGAGAGCAGCTGCACAACATGACGTGCCCCCAGCCTTGCAACTGTGAGCTGGTCGGCTCCAGACAAGGGCTTGGGGTCAAATGCGAAGGCAAAAAGATCGAGAGCTTATCCAGCCTCAAACCTAAGCCCTTGGCCGCTCACGAATTGAACATGAGAGATAACAACATACACGCAGTGAAAAAGAACCACCTGCTTGGCTACTCCAGCCTCAACCTGCTCGACCTGGGTGGGAACAACATCAAGGTGATTGACAACAGCACTTTCCAAAACCAGAGCGAGCTGAGATGGCTGTATATGGATAAGAACTATCTGGATACGCTGATAGCAGAGATGTTTGTGGGCCTTGTGAATCTGGAATATCTCAGTTTGGAATACAACGACATCCAGCTGATAGTGGCAGGTGCATTCAGCCCCATGCCCAATCTGAGGGTTCTGTTCCTCAATAACAACTTGCTGAAATCTTTACCCGTGGATGCTTTCCTTGGGATTTCTTTATCCAAAATAAGTCTGCATAATAATTATTTCCCCTATCTCCCTGTGGCTGGAGTGTTAGACCAGCTCAATTCAATCATACAGATCGATTTGCACGGGAATCCGTGGGATTGCTCGTGCAACATCGTGCCCTTCAAGCAGTGGACGGAGAAACTCGGGGCAGATGTGATAGTGAGTGATCTCAAGTGTGAGTCCCCTGAAGAGTTTTGGAAACGAGATTTCCGCTACGTCCGGAACGACCTCATGTGCCCCAAACTCTATGACAAAGTCTCCCCCACACCACTGTccaaaaacagcactttcacCCTGGACTCGGGGACGCGCTCGAACTCTTATTTGGAGCCGAACAGGGTCTCCATCTCAGTGCTCGTCCCCGGGTTGCTGTTGGTGTTTGTCACGTCCGCTTTCACTGTTGTAGGAATGCTTGTGTTTATTTTGCGGAATCGAAAGCGATCCAAGCGAAGGGACGGAAACTCGTCCGCCTCGGAGATCAATTCCTTGCAGACAGTGTGCGACTCGTCTTATTGGCACAGCGGCGGGCCTTATCACGCAGACGGGGGCGCGCACAGGGGCTTCGACTGCAATACGCACCTCTCCACGACAAATGATGCGTAA